Proteins encoded in a region of the Paenibacillus sp. W2I17 genome:
- a CDS encoding glucose-6-phosphate isomerase encodes MAKKVTFDYSTALQFVNQHEVDYFAEPIRLAHEQLHNGTGTGSDYLGWIDLPTAYDKEEFARIQKAAAKIQSDSEVLIVIGIGGSYLGARAAIEMLTHSFYNNLPKDKRKTPEIYFAGNNISSTYVTHLLDLVEGKDFSVNVISKSGTTTEPAIAFRIFRAALEEKYGKEEARKRIYATTDKARGALKELANAEGYESFIIPDDVGGRYSVLTAVGLLPIAAAGINIEEMMQGAADASKEYSNPNVAENEAYQYAAVRNALYRKGKGTEILVNYEPSLHFVSEWWKQLFGESEGKDYKGIYPASVDFSTDLHSMGQFIQEGSRNIFETVIQVTEVAEHISIKSDPDDLDGLNFLEGKTMDFVNKKAFQGTLLAHTDGQVPNLIVNIPDMTPYSFGYLVYFFEKACGISGYLLGVNPFDQPGVEAYKKNMFALLGKPGFEEEKAALEARLSE; translated from the coding sequence ATGGCAAAAAAAGTGACATTTGACTATAGCACGGCATTGCAATTTGTAAATCAGCACGAAGTGGATTATTTCGCAGAACCGATTCGTCTGGCTCACGAGCAGCTCCACAACGGAACAGGAACAGGCTCCGATTATCTGGGCTGGATTGACCTGCCAACGGCTTATGACAAAGAAGAGTTCGCTCGCATTCAAAAAGCGGCTGCCAAAATCCAAAGCGACTCCGAAGTACTGATCGTTATCGGTATTGGTGGATCATACCTGGGTGCACGTGCAGCGATTGAAATGCTGACTCACTCTTTCTATAACAATCTGCCAAAAGACAAACGCAAAACGCCTGAAATCTATTTTGCAGGAAACAATATCAGTTCCACATATGTAACTCATTTGCTGGATCTGGTAGAAGGCAAAGATTTCTCCGTCAACGTTATCTCCAAATCCGGTACAACAACAGAGCCGGCTATTGCATTCCGTATCTTCCGTGCAGCACTGGAAGAGAAATATGGTAAAGAAGAAGCTCGCAAACGCATCTATGCTACAACAGACAAAGCGCGCGGTGCACTAAAAGAACTGGCAAATGCAGAAGGATACGAATCTTTCATTATCCCGGATGATGTAGGTGGACGTTACTCCGTTCTGACAGCTGTAGGTTTGCTGCCAATCGCAGCAGCTGGTATCAACATTGAAGAAATGATGCAAGGTGCGGCTGACGCATCCAAAGAATACAGCAACCCGAACGTAGCTGAGAATGAAGCATATCAATATGCTGCAGTTCGTAACGCATTGTATCGCAAAGGCAAAGGAACTGAGATTCTTGTAAACTATGAGCCTTCCCTGCACTTCGTATCCGAGTGGTGGAAACAACTGTTTGGAGAGAGTGAAGGTAAAGACTACAAAGGGATCTATCCTGCTTCCGTTGATTTCTCTACAGACTTGCACTCCATGGGTCAATTCATCCAGGAAGGTAGCCGGAATATCTTCGAAACTGTTATTCAGGTTACTGAAGTTGCTGAGCATATCTCAATCAAATCCGATCCGGACGATCTGGATGGTTTGAACTTCCTTGAAGGAAAAACTATGGACTTTGTTAACAAAAAAGCGTTCCAAGGAACACTGCTTGCACATACAGATGGTCAAGTACCAAACCTGATTGTGAACATTCCAGATATGACTCCATATTCTTTCGGATATCTGGTATACTTCTTTGAAAAAGCATGCGGTATCAGTGGCTACCTGCTGGGCGTCAATCCATTTGACCAACCAGGCGTGGAAGCTTACAAGAAAAATATGTTCGCATTGCTGGGCAAACCAGGCTTTGAAGAAGAGAAAGCAGCGCTCGAAGCGAGACTTTCCGAATAA
- a CDS encoding pyrimidine/purine nucleoside phosphorylase, producing the protein MSQFDQVSVVKEANIYYDGQVTSRTVILGDGSKVTLGIMLPGSYEFGTDSREIMEILSGDLKVLLPGEEEWQEIQGQATFHVPAESKFKLEIRSVTDYVCSYPAE; encoded by the coding sequence ATGTCACAATTCGATCAAGTCAGTGTAGTGAAAGAGGCCAACATTTATTATGATGGTCAGGTAACCAGCAGAACGGTTATTTTGGGGGATGGCAGCAAAGTGACTCTGGGCATCATGCTTCCAGGCAGTTATGAGTTCGGTACGGATTCCCGTGAAATTATGGAGATTCTGTCCGGAGATCTGAAAGTATTGCTTCCCGGAGAAGAAGAGTGGCAAGAGATTCAAGGTCAAGCTACGTTCCACGTGCCTGCCGAATCCAAATTTAAACTGGAGATACGCAGCGTTACTGACTACGTCTGCTCGTACCCGGCGGAATAA
- the tkt gene encoding transketolase translates to MTDKNEAIQKDENTTIDNLSITTVRTLAIDAIEKANSGHPGMPMGSAPMGYQLFAKTMTHNPDHPTWVNRDRFVLSAGHGSMLLYSLLHLSGYDLPMEELKQFRQWGSKTPGHPEFGHTAGVDATTGPLGQGIAMAVGMAMAEAQLGATYNKDKFNVVDHYTYAICGDGDLMEGVSHESASLAGRLHLGKLIMLFDSNDITLDGKLDLSSSESIAKRFEAYGWQVLRVEDGNDLPAIEKAIQEGQADTLRPTLIEVKTVIGYGSPNKQGKGGHGGTHGSPLGADEAKLTKEYYKWVYEENFHVPAEVRDHFAQVKDRGISANKAWDEKFAEYKKAFPELAAQFETAINGDLPEGWDRDLPKYAATDKALSTRVASGNALNGLAHNVPQLTGGSADLESSTMTHLNNLENFTPEDYSGRNIYFGIREFGMAGAMNGMALHSGVKVFGGTFFVFTDYLRPAVRLAALMGLPVTYVLTHDSIAVGEDGPTHEPIEQLASLRIIPNLTVIRPADGNETSAAWAYALENKSNPVALVLTRQNLPILEGTVEGSRENVKRGAYVVSDAKDGKAVAQIIATGSEVQLAVKAQAALVEQGIQVRVISMPSWDLFEKQDKAYKESVLLPDVKARLAIEMAYPMGWEKYVGDQGDILGISTFGASAPGDRVIQEYGFTVDNVVSRVKALL, encoded by the coding sequence ATGACTGACAAGAACGAAGCGATTCAAAAGGACGAGAACACTACAATCGACAACCTGTCGATTACTACCGTACGTACTTTGGCGATTGATGCAATTGAGAAGGCAAATTCCGGACATCCGGGTATGCCTATGGGCTCCGCTCCAATGGGGTACCAACTTTTTGCAAAAACGATGACTCATAACCCGGACCACCCAACTTGGGTTAACCGGGACCGTTTTGTCCTGTCTGCAGGACATGGCTCCATGTTGTTGTACAGCTTGCTCCACCTGAGCGGATATGATCTTCCAATGGAAGAACTGAAACAGTTCCGTCAATGGGGAAGCAAAACACCGGGTCACCCGGAATTCGGGCATACTGCAGGTGTTGATGCAACAACCGGCCCACTGGGTCAAGGTATTGCAATGGCTGTAGGTATGGCGATGGCTGAAGCTCAACTGGGCGCAACATACAATAAAGACAAATTCAACGTAGTTGACCACTACACTTACGCAATCTGTGGTGATGGTGACTTGATGGAAGGCGTATCTCATGAATCAGCTTCCCTGGCTGGACGTTTGCACTTGGGCAAACTGATCATGTTGTTCGACTCCAATGACATCACGTTGGATGGTAAATTGGATCTGTCTTCTTCCGAAAGCATCGCGAAGCGTTTTGAAGCTTATGGCTGGCAAGTGCTGCGCGTTGAAGATGGTAACGATCTGCCTGCAATCGAAAAAGCAATTCAGGAAGGTCAAGCAGATACACTGCGTCCTACACTGATCGAAGTTAAAACGGTTATCGGTTATGGTAGCCCGAACAAACAAGGTAAAGGCGGCCACGGCGGTACTCACGGATCTCCACTGGGTGCAGACGAAGCCAAATTGACTAAAGAGTATTACAAATGGGTTTACGAAGAAAACTTCCACGTACCAGCTGAAGTTCGCGATCACTTTGCACAAGTGAAAGATCGTGGTATCTCTGCTAACAAAGCCTGGGACGAGAAATTTGCCGAGTACAAAAAAGCTTTCCCTGAGCTTGCAGCTCAATTCGAAACAGCGATTAACGGCGACCTTCCAGAAGGTTGGGACCGTGATCTTCCTAAATATGCAGCAACAGACAAAGCTCTTTCCACTCGTGTAGCATCCGGTAACGCTCTGAATGGTCTGGCACACAACGTGCCACAACTGACAGGCGGATCTGCTGACTTGGAAAGCTCCACAATGACTCACTTGAACAACCTGGAGAACTTCACACCTGAAGATTACTCCGGCCGTAACATCTACTTCGGTATCCGTGAATTCGGTATGGCTGGAGCGATGAACGGTATGGCATTGCACAGCGGTGTGAAAGTATTCGGAGGTACGTTCTTCGTATTTACCGATTACCTGCGTCCGGCTGTTCGTCTGGCTGCCCTGATGGGATTGCCTGTAACGTATGTTCTGACTCACGACAGTATCGCTGTTGGTGAAGACGGTCCTACGCACGAACCAATCGAGCAATTGGCATCCCTGCGTATCATTCCTAACCTGACGGTTATTCGTCCGGCTGACGGTAATGAAACTTCGGCTGCTTGGGCTTACGCGCTTGAGAACAAGAGCAATCCGGTTGCACTCGTACTCACTCGTCAAAACCTGCCGATCCTGGAAGGTACGGTTGAAGGTTCACGTGAGAACGTGAAACGTGGTGCTTATGTTGTCTCTGATGCAAAAGATGGCAAAGCGGTAGCACAAATCATCGCTACAGGTTCTGAAGTGCAATTGGCTGTTAAAGCTCAAGCAGCACTTGTTGAACAAGGCATCCAAGTTCGCGTAATCAGCATGCCAAGCTGGGATCTGTTCGAGAAACAAGACAAAGCTTACAAAGAGTCCGTTCTTCTTCCGGATGTTAAAGCTCGTCTTGCAATTGAAATGGCTTATCCAATGGGCTGGGAGAAATATGTTGGAGATCAAGGTGACATTCTCGGAATCAGCACATTTGGTGCATCCGCGCCTGGCGACCGTGTTATCCAAGAATATGGCTTTACAGTGGACAACGTGGTTAGCCGCGTAAAAGCATTGCTGTAA